Part of the Natronobacterium gregoryi SP2 genome, TTGACCGCGACGAACTGTTCGTCTTCGTAGGCTGAGGTCGCCATCACGCCATCGCCGACTGGTGGCTCGCCCCAGGTTTCGCCGTAGACGATCCAGTCTGGGTCCTGTTCGACAACCTGCTCGGCGTCGACCATATCCCAGCCTTCGATACCGACCTCGGCACCGAGGTTCTCGAGGCCGGCAGTCGTCAGAATCTCGTGGGAGAACGAGCCCTCACCAGCGGTGTATCCGTCACCCATCGCGTAGTACGCGAGCGGGCGGTCTTCGTCCGCGAGCGCCTCGTCGATCTCTTCGAGGGTGTCGTCCATCCAGTCGATCGTCGCTGCAGCGCCGTCGCACTCGCCGACGATTTCGCCGGTGAGCCGGACGTTCTCCTCGACGCCGTCGAGTGAGTCTTCTGTCGGGAAAACGAAGACGGTCAGGCCGGCGTTCCGGAGCTGGTCGACCACGTCGTCGTCCTCGAGAGTGTTGCCTGCGAGCACGACGTCGGGTTCACGGTCGACGACCGCTTCGGTGATCGGCGTCAGGTCGTCGTCCTCGCTGATGTCGAGGTTCTCGTCGGGCTCGAGGTAGTCGGTGTACTGGCCGACCGGCATGCCGACGAGTTTGTCTTCGCCGCCGATCTCGAACACCGACTGGGCGTCGCTCGGTTGGAGGGCGACGACGTCGTCGGGTTCTTCCTCGACGGTGACGGTCTCACCTGTCGCGTCGGTCTCTTCGAACGGGAACTCGCAACCTGGCGCTTCCTGTGCGCCGAGGGCGGCCAGCGACCCTGCCGTGGCGTCGCCCGCGCTCGAGCTTGCACCGGCTGCGACGCCTGCTCCCGCGGCCGGGGCGGCTGTAAACGCGAGGGCGATCGATACTGCGACGATGACGGTCAGTGACGTTCGCATCGACGGGACACACGCGCGACCCCAACAAATATTTGACTAATGAAATCGAGATTTCAGACGTGCGACTTTCCGGACGGCTCGTCGCGTGGTGTGTGGCGCTTTCGGTGTTACTCGTCGGGACTGTCGTAGCCAGCGCCATGCTCGGCCCCGTTCGAATCGACCCGGTCACCGTGTCGAAAGCAGTACTCAACCTTACCGGCGTCGTCGCCTACGACGTGCCGTCGGCCCACCAGACGATCGTCGCCGACGTACGACTGCCACGGATCGCGCTCGCGGCCGTCGTCGGCTTCGCGCTCGCGGCCGCCGGTACCGTGATGCAAGGCTTTTTCAGGAATCCACTCGCAGATCCGTCGATAATCGGCGTCTCGACAGGCGCTGCAGCCGGTGCAGTCGCGGCCATCGCGTTTCCGACAGTGGTGCCGTTCTCGAGCGTGCACGTCCCTGCGTTCATCGGTGCAGTTGGGACCGCGTTTCTCGTCTACGCTATCGCGACCGAAGGTGGACGGACTCCAGTCGCTACCCTATTGCTCGCTGGCGTCGCCATCCAGGCGTTTCTCGGTGCCTTGATATCGTACATGCTGGTCCACAGCGGCGAGAACCTGCGGGAGGCCGTCGTCTGGATGATGGGCCACCTTCATCGAAGTAGCTGGAGCGACGTCACGTTCGCCCTCCCAGTCACGATTCTCGGCGTGTCCGTGCTCTGTGCGTACACGCGAGAGATGAACGTCTTGCTTCTCGGCGAGGAAGACGCCCACCACCTCGGAGTCGACGTCGAGCGAACCAAACTCCTCTTGCTCGCAGTGGCGAGCATCGTCACGGCCGCCGGCGTCGCCGTCGCCGGCGTCATCGGCTTCGTCGGCCTCATCGTGCCCCACATACTGCGCCTGATCGTCGGTCCCGACCACCGAATCCTGTTGCCGACCAGCGCCCTCGCTGGTGCCTCGTTCCTCGTCGCAGCAGATACGATCGCCCGACTGGACTCGCTTGCGTTCCCCTTCGGCCTCGAGGTCGGGACGCCTATCGTCCCAGTCGGCATCGTGACGGCCGTTCTCGGCGCGCCGTTTTTCCTCTACCTGCTCACCAAGCGAGAGGTACACGAACTATGACAGAGACGCCGTCGACCGACGCCCGAACGCTTGAGCCCGCGCCGATCGCCGTCGACAGCGTCTCGGTTTCGTTCGGCGACATTTCGGTGCTGGAAGACGTCTCCGTGACCGTCGACCCTGGCGAGTTCGTCGGGCTCGTCGGGCCAAACGGTGCCGGGAAGACGACGCTATTGCGGACCATAAGCGGGACACTCGAGCCCGACTCCGGCTCGGTGAGCGTCGACGGCGTCGATCTTCAGGCTGTCTCCTC contains:
- a CDS encoding PGF-CTERM-anchored ABC transporter substrate-binding protein, with the translated sequence MRTSLTVIVAVSIALAFTAAPAAGAGVAAGASSSAGDATAGSLAALGAQEAPGCEFPFEETDATGETVTVEEEPDDVVALQPSDAQSVFEIGGEDKLVGMPVGQYTDYLEPDENLDISEDDDLTPITEAVVDREPDVVLAGNTLEDDDVVDQLRNAGLTVFVFPTEDSLDGVEENVRLTGEIVGECDGAAATIDWMDDTLEEIDEALADEDRPLAYYAMGDGYTAGEGSFSHEILTTAGLENLGAEVGIEGWDMVDAEQVVEQDPDWIVYGETWGEPPVGDGVMATSAYEDEQFVAVNDHYMSQPAPLVVVAIAGIVEDVHPNAYEESGLADDERIDHYGDMPAGALDAGDGDDAGADGTDTGEADDDSIPGFAASTALVAVLLTSLAVVRSREKE
- the btuC gene encoding vitamin B12 ABC transporter permease BtuC, whose product is MRLSGRLVAWCVALSVLLVGTVVASAMLGPVRIDPVTVSKAVLNLTGVVAYDVPSAHQTIVADVRLPRIALAAVVGFALAAAGTVMQGFFRNPLADPSIIGVSTGAAAGAVAAIAFPTVVPFSSVHVPAFIGAVGTAFLVYAIATEGGRTPVATLLLAGVAIQAFLGALISYMLVHSGENLREAVVWMMGHLHRSSWSDVTFALPVTILGVSVLCAYTREMNVLLLGEEDAHHLGVDVERTKLLLLAVASIVTAAGVAVAGVIGFVGLIVPHILRLIVGPDHRILLPTSALAGASFLVAADTIARLDSLAFPFGLEVGTPIVPVGIVTAVLGAPFFLYLLTKREVHEL